The sequence ACCTCAGTGTGCACCCCATGTATGCTGTGAGATAATGTCCACTACAGATATGATGGGTAAGTAAGATCGATATtcgtaaaaaaactaaataaaaaatggtTTTGCTGTAAATAAATCCAATAAGACCAAAACCAGTAACAAATTAGTCTATcttcaaataatttttaactttccaaggCTTTCTCTGGGTCTCAGTGCCACCCAATTCATTCCTTCTAAAGATGTAAATCTCTGAAAATGGGTCACGTATAAATGTTTTCAATATTAAAAAAGCTTCAGTGACACCCTAATTTTGAGCCCAATATAAGCATGAGTCTTAATAATCCTATTAATAAGTATAGaagaagtcattttaaagagaTAATGCAGCCAGAGTGACTAAACGATGACTAACTGTGTTCCAGTTTCTCACCTCCAGTGTGAAGATACCAACGACAGGCTTGTGGTCGCTGATGCTGTACTCCATGTTGCTGGTGTACAAGTCCTGCCTGATCTTCAGCGGGTACTCCTCGTCTTCTTCCAGCTGCTTTAGCGTCTTTGCATCCAATTCAACCTTGTTTTCATCTTGCTCGTCAGGGAGTGAGACTTTGGGTCGGAGCCGCCACAGAATCCTGTCGGTCCAGGCAGGTTTACGCTTCTTCCCGCTGAGCAGGTGGTTGCAGGTGATGGATGGACAGGGAGTACAGAGACGAGGGTTAGTTGGGAGACAAAGTCAGCTCTGTATAGCAAGAATCAGCGTTGATATGAGGCACTTGACTGGGTGATGGACATAACAGTGggggaaaacacagaaatgtcaaactatATAATGCTGAGGCAGTAAATACTGTACATTAAATACCAGGGAAGGTATGGAGAGACACAGATGgaggaaaaactgtcaaataaattACGGTATCAGTGTCAAAACgaccttaaccctcgtgtcgtcctgcgggtcaaactgacccattataaagtttgaaaatgtggagaaaaaaaatgttttcacagtgaaacttctgatgtccacattttcaacatttctgggaaatttttgaaaattttttggtggaaaaaaaaaatgttaaaaatgtttcttaagaacattcacataaaaatcaaacaaaatccagtgaatttcatttgattttagttgatttttatgtgaatgttcttaagaaaacattagaaattttactgatatatatggaatcattttagatatttttaggattttttggaagatttttacaatttttttgaaaatatttacaagaattttcttgccaaatttgggggatttttttttaaacaaaacttttaagggaaacttttcaggaattattggaattttcttcctgaaggttttgcaaattttcagaaatttggggaattttttgctgaatttttggatttttttcagacaaggaaactatatttttggtgctcataaataaggacaacaggagggttaatgacgGGGTAACCTGAAAGCGTTctgcaagtagtaaaatattacCACACCAAGCAATTCTGACATTTCTTTAAATGATTTATAGCTAACCTTTTTCATtacgttttttttaatgtcatacCACAGCTGATGAAAGGGCAGCCTGCAGGAGTGAAAATGTTTAAGATCTACAGAGGGCAGATGTTTATGTCACACTAGCTTATATCATTTCACGTTAGAAATTACAGCTAGTCAGTtaagcttttgtgtttttgtctttagatGTTGAACTAAATTCCGTTATATTTTCATATAGGGAAATGCATGTTGTTGCATGTTTGATATgctcaaaaatacatttactgtCCACTAACTGAGCACTATTAGGGGCATCTTCATACATTCTTATCATTTTCCATTATCTAATTAGCTGTCATGTGAAGGCAGTGCAGTATAAAGTCCGGCAGATCAGGagcttcattttatgtttatgtcAAACATCAGATTAAGAAAAGAAATGCGATTTCACTGGTTTTGACTGTGGCATGATTGATACTTCCAGTCAGACCAGCTGGCCTGTGTGTTTACTTAACTGCTGATCTAGTGGGATTTCAACATAACTGTATTAAGATTGTTACTGAAACTgttcttaaaaaatacaaatcccATTTTGTAAGCGGCGGTTCTTTGAACAGAAACACCATATTAAAGAGTGACCTCAGAGGAAAATGGCCACATTGGTTAGAAGTGGCATAAAGGCTGCAGTTACTCAGATGGCAACTTTTCGTAACTGTGCTGAGCAGAGAAACAGCTCAGAATGaatgaaacatctggagaagGATGAttcacaacagcagcagaccACATCAGGTTCCAAGAACAGAAAGGTGGGCACGCctgttgaatttttaacttAAACTCTACAtcaaaagaggaaataaacattCATTTTGTCTCTTAATTGGGATTTTCTTCCTCCATTTCTCATGTCCTTATAGAGAGCACTTATTAGCATTTATGACTCCTGACAGCTGAATTTTTCTCTTATGTTAAAAAGCCAGACATGGTTATTTTTCAAGGCCACATCTGTTTTGGAGAGTTAGGTTGTTGCAAATCATAAATATTAgttctaaaaacaaacaaaacttaaagTATTATACTGATACTAGATTGCAGACTAAAATATTGAAGGAAAAACTCCCTTGCAAACCAACCATACAGTAGCTGTGGTCTGTCAAAATCTCCATCTTATGCAGTATCATGTCTGGGTGAGATCCAGTTGcaatccaacacacacacattgaatgATCAACTGTCATAGCGTCTCATTATAACCAAAACATCTATTTCTGCTCATGCATGTTAGATATTATGCAGCAGCTGCTGTGGAACCTAGAGAGGTTTCCACACTGACATTTATATAAACAAGCTCTTAAAGCAGTCGGATGGAATTAAATACTGTAGGTTAAATGTGGGGTCTGTGTGAAAGTTGCTATTTAAAGGCACCCTGTGGAGGTTTTTTGCAAACATGCTTcttacaaaaacatgcaaagtgcTTTCTTCAAGCCTGACAAATGtgctgaatgttttattttcatggaacATTACTAAGTGGAATTTAGCTTTTACATTTGTATTGTTTATATTCATTTATGTCAGCTAAAGTTTTGCTATTCTCTGCCTAGGAATGCACACTCTGAACAGAAATGGGATCCCCTCATTAAAACTTAGCTCCATAGTGCCAGCGTTGTTCAAAAATCCACAGTGCACCTTTCACAGCAACAGGATTGTGAGCTCAGACAAAAATCAGTAAACAAGcatttcagtcttttcaaaGACAACCAGTGTTTGTCTTGATAAAGACTGTTACTTGTCTCTGCTTGTTTGTGTACAAGTTAAAGAAGAACATGGTCTTCCTGAAGCGTCTGACAACACAGTTAAGACTTTAAGTTACTGCATAACAAAGACGATACTACTTTTACCGGCTTGTTAAAAGTAGTGTATGCACTGCACATACTGAAGTACAGTTAGGTGAAATAAATACAGGGTAACTACTTATATTAAGAGAGGTGTGGACACATATGTATTTTGAATTCTTACTTAAAGCCAAACCATGTCTTGTAGAGCCTGTGAAGTTGAAAAGAAGTGtagataaaatatatacaaaatactgcaaataaaaaactGACTGGAAAGTATGATTAAGATTATTTAGGATTATGACAATGGTTTCTCACATGCTAATTGGAAACAGTTACCTGCTGTCATAGGTATCAGAGTTTAAGTCAAACTTGTATGTGGGCTGAAAGTCCAGAGGCCCTTCGTCAAACTCCTGCAGCATCTGCTCTTTCTTCTTCATCATTgtcaactgaaaacaacaacacacacatttcagaaACTCAACCTCAAACAAACTAATCCAGTTGGTCAGATCATTTATGTGTTGTGGGAAACTCTGGATTTTGACATGGATTGAAGCTGAACGAGTCTTAAAGGATCAAACCTGGTCTTTGCTCCACAGCAGGTTGTAGGTTTCCTTGTTGATACAGGAGCGGACAAAGTGCATGCCGTGGTCCTCGATTCGGAAGTTGAGATCTCCAAACCAGAACAGCAGTCTGAATCaggacaggagaggagggaCGAAGACAGCAAAGGTAGTGGTTGAAggataaaaacatgacaaagtttgaagaattaaagaaaatgaaCGTGTGTCTGAAGCTGTGCAGGCACTATGGGATGAATGAAGCTTCAACATCTACTTTAGGATCCGTCATTTGTACATTCTGAACATTTGGGTAAATAGGAGTTTTGTGCATCTTCTCACCTGTGGTCAACAATTTGTGGAgcttttttacagtcaaatgtctGCGTGTTCATGATGTACTCAAACTCATCCACTCTCTCTGAGGCGTATTTCATGTGAGCAGCCAAGTGGCAGTTGAGGAAGCAGAGCATGTGGCCATAGAAGGACAGACGGATGGACACACCACCTTTGTTACcctgagagacaaacaggaaggaATGGCAAACAGTCACTCTGCTGGTCTACTCTGCACTTCTTATTCAGGTTTTAAGTTATGTGACAGACAATTACCAACTCAACTTTACTatcatcttaaaaaaaaaaaaaactgccagagATTTACTTCTGCTTCTATTTTACAAATGACACACACCATACAGGATGTGGTTTGACACTTTACACACAGTTTAGTCATTCCTTATTTAAATGGGAAGTGTGCCGATTTTACTTACCATAGTGTTTGCAAGCGGCCTTTGCAGCTCCACTGGGAGTATTGTAAAATCTAATTATCTGCCTTCACTTATGTCAGTTAAATCAGTTGGACCTGAACACTACAAGTCTGAAATCTAAAATAATCTGAAGGTGTGAAGTTAGAAAGGAGTGAGCCCACTAGACCTCCCAGGATGCTCTAACAAAGACGTTGTTGATTTGTCTGACGTGTTAGACTGGATTTAATGTTGCTGTCACATGTGAGCAAATGTAGGCTTCACAAATATAAACAGTGACTTATTTTAAGTCTAAAACATGAGCCATCATATACTAACTCAGAACTAAGATTtatgtttccatggtaacaatCAGTGACACCTGCTGGCTGATGTTACCAAATAACACTGAAGGAAACTATACCTCAGGATCTATGGTGAATGTTGTGGACAAAGTTATGAGAAATGAAAGAGTTGGAAACATAAAGCAATCCAAAAACTGCCAGTCCTTTTCATGTGACCAACTGACAGGTGAACAGAAGTACTGAGCTTTGTAGCTTTAGAGGAGAATAACGGTTTCTTTCAACCCGACGTATTTCCTAAAAATTTGACTATTGTGGCTCTGTGAATCACATTAATTCTGTTCTCTGCCTCTCCACAACAGTGTGATTGGTGTTTATCAGGGCCATTAACATGAGCTTGCTGCAGCTTTctgcaaacatttattttcacaacCATTTTCCTGAATGTGTTTGGGCTCTCCACCCAGGACTGTTACGGGctgaacaagaaaagcccttagagagtgcagtactccaccaaggctgctcagtctttatatcatttctttaataaaaaattacctcgcgttgagcacaggcatgtgttatgcatgtgtacgttatgtacggataccaaatcgcgtgacctaaatatgtagtggatggcgggaattgatgggactcagaaacacctctacaatttaatcagttgttccttgtatcatttctgatggataagtagtagagatttgtagtaggatcacaatcgtgatcgtcagcaggcagctgacgtagtgttcacttgttgtcatagttacagtgatgttgtGGTGTCTGTTTTTCCAGGTGGCTTTCTAAGTTAGGGGATGGGGATGTTAAAAGCCTCAGAATAAAGGTGAAAAGGCCTTAGGTCAGAAGTTTATAAATTCCTAAGTTAATCATCAGATCTCTTAAAAAtgagtttattgttttattgctttattgctATTGCTTGCCCAGACAACGACGCACCGGTAACCATACATCCCATCACCTGCTTGGTTTCATGTGAAGAACCCACCTGTATAAGCTACGAGAAACAGTTGTTCTGCAGAGTGATTCTATCGGGCCTTGAATCCTCTCACAGGCAAGCCATGGTGTCTGTGACgctgtctttgttttaataACCCTTTTATATATAAACAAGACGGTGTTGGCAGAGAATTTCTTCACCATCTTCACATCATCGCTACACAAGAAGATACAAcaatgctgtgctgctatctcacaatgacacagaaatctttaacaaatccgtggatccagactataagcggCATCcctgccaaaatcaaatcaattggtccttgtgtcatttctgaccttccctgaaaatttcatccaaattcgttagtccgtttttgagtaatgttgctaacagacaaatatacgccgatcatcacatgactgctgcgttccttggcggagtaattaatcACTAACATATTCATCATACCTCAGTCAGAAAAGCATACCATTTTGTTAGTAATGtgtcagaacattttttttttcttttttaattagcagctaaatgcaaTCACAGATTACCCCATGGACCATCATAAAGGCAATAGTAGGTCATTGTAGTTTGATGGTATCTATTGGAAACATGGTTAAATGGTGGAGGCGACCAAGAGGATAGACAAGAggcacagagacagacagacgtgcTGAAAAGCAGCATATCTCAGGAGAATGGTGGTGTTCCTGTGTTCACTGCTCTGCTGTCAACTGTAAACAAAAACCATTGCTGCTAATAGTGGCTTCTTTTTACTCTAGGCTGAGCAAATCTCCATATGTCCATGGATTAGAGCAATCCCAGCTTTGGAACTACAACTAATGAATCTGTAGGTCTAATAAACTTTGCTTTTCCTCCCCCAAAATCAACTGGAAGGAAGGACCAAGAGCACCCAATTAAGAGTTCAGTGTGGATAGTCAGTAAAACAGCATGGGTAGTATCTTGTCATCATCATGTCAGCTATCCAGAAACttacagacacaaacagcttTCTCTGGTGTACTGCCACTGCTCCAGTATGAACACATGCCAAACGGAAAGCTATCCACTGCCTGACACATGTAAATAATTTGGCATGCATGGAAGAATATGTCACTGATTAGGTCAGCTGGTAAATATCCAGGATGGAGATCCCTAATGCACTTTGTCAAATGTCTGTTCCAGGCCATTcctttctgtgtttacattgaGCCAGACTCagaataaatgtttgaaatgattCACAGAAAATCCAACACAGGGAGCCAATGACAACCGGATGTTAATGATCTGTTCTGTGTGACTCTTTTGTTATGCTGAATCTTACAACAGAGGTGAAGAGTCAAAAGTTTGCATGGCCTATACAGTCATCATAATCATGAAAGAAATACGGCAGGTTGAAATACGTTGGAATTTTTCTTTTAGAAGGCACAGCATCTCCACCCTGCACTGTGTTAAGATTCTATGAAGCTGGcagtttgttgcatttttaaaatctttgatGTATGTTCTTTGCAAATGTTAAATTCTTTCACAAAGTTTTCTGCAAGATTGAACAGAGCTGAGAGGTCCGACATGCTCTTTTggtcagtcatgttttggagTTAAAATCTCCTGGATGTTCGAGCTTTACTATACACAATGATGCATGCGCACAGCTTGAGAATTCTACAATGTCATtcagcagacgcttttatccaaagcaacatacatctgagagtagatacaacacaagcaaagatctagtcaggagaaaacaacctggataagtgctgTAACACACAGTGGACTGTTTTCAAATTCTGTtgaaaatctgttgaaaatataaacatttccTGACCTGTTCTAAAATGTGAGCTTTGTCATGCATCTGTAGCCAGGACTTGTAACATCGTGATTAGTTATTAGTTTAGTTGCAATACGCAGCTTGTGAGATTTAACCTTTGCATTGCTCATACTGTGGAAATGAACTTTCATGagacatttttaagaaattctAACAAGGTAATTTAACTTTTTATAATATAAAATCATACCAACAAATCATTATTCAAAGCATAGTATCGCTGTACACCTTGAAACACAGCTGGAGGGAATCTTTAAGGTACTGGAGAAACACACTGTGTACTGGATTAATGTAGTCTATCTAAAGTGTGACTATTAAGTTTATCTTTATGAAAGTGACCGCTCATATCTGCTTCCAGATAAACTCCACACTGCATGTCCTCTATTAGCACTTCTAGTACAACAAAAACCACCTAACTTATTTGTTAaggtgcattgtgggtaatgtaggcaccaggtttgtaaaaaataaaactgcttaAATGAAAAGTGCAATATTACTGATTCTTCTTCAgtgattttaatcttttttggcCATCATTTTAGTGCAATGCTGAATCAGTTAAATACTCTTTTAATACACATTtgttagcgtgtgtgtgtgtgtgcatgtgtatctGTATTACTCACCCAGTACCCAAAAATGCCTGTGCGTGTATAAGTAGCCTGGATGTCCCTGATGAAGGGGACGTGCTCCAGTTTAGagaagaagagcagcagcagaccctGCATTCTCATGGACGACAcctgaaatacacacacagtaaaatgtATGGCTACAAATGACGTGAAAGTAACACTCAGTGGCAATGTGTGTTTAGAAGATCCATACCTTGACATAATTCCGCGGCGCTAAGGTGGACATAAACAGTTGACTCCATGGATCGTCGAATACTATGTCCGACACGATTCTCAAAGGCCCAGAATATACTTCCTGCAgactaacacacacacgcagaggTATGATTGTCAGTCTGCTTCACTTATATAGACAAAGTCCTGACCCCACAAATTATTTGACACCCTCTGCACCACCTACCCGATGACATAAAGGTCTGGGCTCTTCGGGGAGCTCAGGTGGAGAAGCGAGGTCACGTCATCTGGAGGGTCAGCAGTGGCCACGTTCCACGTCACCATGTGAAGCCTGAGGATATGGACGATGAAAGAATTAGTGATTTGCAGAgcatcataaaaacacacaaattttgATCAATAACAGATGGGCAATATTGAAACCTGAGCAAGTTATTACATACAACACTGCAAAATACACAGGATCATTCTACAACTGTTAAACATTAAGAAGCATCACACtgcaaattaaataattacCATACTCTGAACTTTATAATTAAAGAGGTTCTTTTAGCCTGGCAAAAACTATAGATGAGGCCATCATGTGACTGTAAAAGCTGTACAGTATAATCACTGTACCATAATCACAAGTGGCTCACAGGAAACAGATAATGACACCAGTCATCATTGCACCCAAACAGCCATACGATAAGATTTTCTGCGCTCAGCTTCTACAGTAAAAAGCATTATACAAACTCAAAAGATTAAGTTCTGCTGGAAGGTTTCAATTAGCAAGTAACAAGAGTGTCCTTTGTTGGCCAATGATACGGCAAGTCACTGAACCCAGAGCAGAAAAACCCATGACGGAGACAGAGTAACGTTGGTCCTATACAGAACACACAGCTTCAGTGAAGAGGCAGCATCATCTTCACCTCAAGCTGTCCTTTTTCGGCTTGTTTGCTCTCTTGCCACAGACGAGGAAGGCGTTATCCAGGGTCTTGATCACTTTCTCGTGAAGTTCGTGTTTGGAGTCCAAGTCATCCACACAGGTCATCAGCTGATTGAGCCGATGGCGCAAAACCAGTTTGCTCCCAGTTGACTGCGTGGCATCGCTGGAATTGCTGTCACTGCGGGCGCGCCCTATAGAGCCAAACAGCCGACTGATTTCATCCATTCTGGGTCAAAGCGTGAAGCATACAGCAATGCCCAAGTGTTGAAGTTACAAAGTAGAAAACTACAAAGTATCTGCAAAAGGATCAAAA comes from Amphiprion ocellaris isolate individual 3 ecotype Okinawa chromosome 7, ASM2253959v1, whole genome shotgun sequence and encodes:
- the inpp5ka gene encoding inositol polyphosphate 5-phosphatase Ka isoform X2 yields the protein MDEISRLFGSIGRARSDSNSSDATQSTGSKLVLRHRLNQLMTCVDDLDSKHELHEKVIKTLDNAFLVCGKRANKPKKDSLRLHMVTWNVATADPPDDVTSLLHLSSPKSPDLYVIGLQEVYSGPLRIVSDIVFDDPWSQLFMSTLAPRNYVKVSSMRMQGLLLLFFSKLEHVPFIRDIQATYTRTGIFGYWGNKGGVSIRLSFYGHMLCFLNCHLAAHMKYASERVDEFEYIMNTQTFDCKKAPQIVDHRLLFWFGDLNFRIEDHGMHFVRSCINKETYNLLWSKDQLTMMKKKEQMLQEFDEGPLDFQPTYKFDLNSDTYDSSGKKRKPAWTDRILWRLRPKVSLPDEQDENKVELDAKTLKQLEEDEEYPLKIRQDLYTSNMEYSISDHKPVVGIFTLELRKMYKTPLVRLQPEGDWSADIDAMVVYSPLQPFPSSTWDWIGLYKVGFSSVLDYITYTWVKDDEVAFNEEVIQVYVSKEEIPVRGGECVLCYYSNTLQCIIGISEPFMVLESKVAIEEGVLPERINGLDRTVANDEFWK
- the inpp5ka gene encoding inositol polyphosphate 5-phosphatase Ka isoform X3, with the translated sequence MMVENEEQLDVQLADLSLKKDNYEGESFRLHMVTWNVATADPPDDVTSLLHLSSPKSPDLYVIGLQEVYSGPLRIVSDIVFDDPWSQLFMSTLAPRNYVKVSSMRMQGLLLLFFSKLEHVPFIRDIQATYTRTGIFGYWGNKGGVSIRLSFYGHMLCFLNCHLAAHMKYASERVDEFEYIMNTQTFDCKKAPQIVDHRLLFWFGDLNFRIEDHGMHFVRSCINKETYNLLWSKDQLTMMKKKEQMLQEFDEGPLDFQPTYKFDLNSDTYDSRLYKTWFGFNGKKRKPAWTDRILWRLRPKVSLPDEQDENKVELDAKTLKQLEEDEEYPLKIRQDLYTSNMEYSISDHKPVVGIFTLELRKMYKTPLVRLQPEGDWSADIDAMVVYSPLQPFPSSTWDWIGLYKVGFSSVLDYITYTWVKDDEVAFNEEVIQVYVSKEEIPVRGGECVLCYYSNTLQCIIGISEPFMVLESKVAIEEGVLPERINGLDRTVANDEFWK
- the inpp5ka gene encoding inositol polyphosphate 5-phosphatase Ka isoform X1, which codes for MDEISRLFGSIGRARSDSNSSDATQSTGSKLVLRHRLNQLMTCVDDLDSKHELHEKVIKTLDNAFLVCGKRANKPKKDSLRLHMVTWNVATADPPDDVTSLLHLSSPKSPDLYVIGLQEVYSGPLRIVSDIVFDDPWSQLFMSTLAPRNYVKVSSMRMQGLLLLFFSKLEHVPFIRDIQATYTRTGIFGYWGNKGGVSIRLSFYGHMLCFLNCHLAAHMKYASERVDEFEYIMNTQTFDCKKAPQIVDHRLLFWFGDLNFRIEDHGMHFVRSCINKETYNLLWSKDQLTMMKKKEQMLQEFDEGPLDFQPTYKFDLNSDTYDSRLYKTWFGFNGKKRKPAWTDRILWRLRPKVSLPDEQDENKVELDAKTLKQLEEDEEYPLKIRQDLYTSNMEYSISDHKPVVGIFTLELRKMYKTPLVRLQPEGDWSADIDAMVVYSPLQPFPSSTWDWIGLYKVGFSSVLDYITYTWVKDDEVAFNEEVIQVYVSKEEIPVRGGECVLCYYSNTLQCIIGISEPFMVLESKVAIEEGVLPERINGLDRTVANDEFWK